Proteins encoded in a region of the Cyanobacteriota bacterium genome:
- the rph gene encoding ribonuclease PH: protein MAWQRPDNRRFDQLRPVRFERQFTRFANGSVLTHCGDTKVLCTVSVQPGVPKFLVDSGKGWLTAEYRMLPSATPQRQEREGIKLSGRTQEIQRLIGRSLRSSLDLSALGERTIMVDADVLQADAGTRTAAITGGFVALVDAVKWLMATGELERSPIQSAIAAVSVGLVEGEPLLDLNYPEDVAATVDFNVVMNEKLELIEVQGAAENGSFTRTQLNQLLDLAEIGIKQLLCAQKDALASTP, encoded by the coding sequence ATGGCATGGCAGCGTCCAGACAATCGACGCTTTGATCAATTGCGTCCAGTTCGTTTTGAACGTCAATTTACCAGATTTGCCAATGGATCTGTATTAACCCATTGCGGTGATACAAAGGTGTTGTGTACGGTCAGTGTGCAACCCGGTGTGCCTAAGTTCCTTGTGGACTCAGGTAAAGGCTGGCTGACGGCAGAATATCGGATGCTTCCTAGCGCAACACCTCAGCGACAAGAGCGCGAGGGCATAAAGCTCTCTGGGCGAACTCAAGAGATTCAACGGTTAATTGGGCGGAGCCTGCGGTCATCGCTAGATTTGAGTGCTTTGGGTGAACGCACGATAATGGTAGATGCAGATGTACTACAAGCCGATGCTGGTACCAGGACAGCCGCAATCACAGGTGGTTTTGTAGCACTGGTTGATGCAGTGAAATGGTTGATGGCAACGGGTGAGCTAGAGCGATCGCCCATCCAAAGTGCGATCGCTGCCGTTTCCGTTGGTCTGGTAGAAGGTGAGCCATTGTTAGACTTGAACTATCCAGAGGATGTAGCCGCTACCGTTGATTTCAATGTAGTGATGAATGAAAAACTGGAACTGATTGAAGTGCAGGGCGCCGCCGAGAATGGCAGCTTTACTCGTACTCAACTCAATCAACTACTAGATTTAGCTGAAATCGGTATTAAACAATTGCTTTGTGCTCAGAAAGATGCCCTTGCTAGCACCCCA
- a CDS encoding adenylate kinase — protein sequence MRLILLGGPGSGKGTQAKALQQRLGVPWISTGEILRQEIAYGTELGHAVRSYVEAGDLVPDDQMIALMRQRLLQPDAVNGWIIDGYPRTAFQAEELDFLLAELKQQLTQVICLDVSTAVLVARSLARARSDDTDAVIQRRIDRYQERTVPILEYYEVSKRLVRVNGDQPIEQVYQAILSAIGVV from the coding sequence GTGAGGCTGATACTGTTGGGTGGACCGGGATCCGGTAAGGGAACACAGGCAAAGGCGTTACAACAGCGTTTAGGTGTGCCCTGGATCTCTACTGGCGAAATACTACGGCAGGAGATTGCATATGGCACTGAACTAGGCCATGCGGTGCGTTCCTATGTAGAAGCAGGTGACCTAGTGCCTGATGATCAAATGATTGCACTCATGCGTCAACGGCTGCTGCAGCCAGATGCTGTCAATGGCTGGATCATAGACGGCTATCCTCGCACTGCCTTTCAAGCCGAGGAATTGGATTTCTTACTGGCTGAACTCAAACAACAACTGACACAAGTAATTTGCTTAGATGTGTCTACAGCCGTTTTAGTAGCAAGATCGCTAGCCAGGGCACGTTCGGATGATACTGATGCCGTTATTCAACGCCGAATTGACCGCTATCAAGAACGTACAGTGCCCATCTTAGAGTATTACGAAGTAAGTAAGCGGCTCGTGCGGGTAAATGGTGACCAGCCCATTGAGCAGGTTTATCAAGCAATTTTAAGTGCGATCGGGGTAGTGTGA
- a CDS encoding SPFH domain-containing protein — protein sequence MIVKITQWLTIASAAISLSACGVIPGTSVTTVEPGFTGLKIQLYGGNKGIENARIVTGRVWYNGYTEQVVVFPTYINTYPFTKDLTEGSPVDESIVFSVGGSPVSADVGVSFGFSTELLSGSQKTKLHEFYETYRKTPDAFRANELRNGLRNCFTEVAEELKLTPSMLPTSQQRLVNSVTDCVQKRFPTIVVQDVSLLSPLRLPPDIQKSIDEQFAAQQAAQTAESNRRKVEAEAAAKVAQAKGEAQVTIERAKAEAEANRLLANSITPQLLELKRLEVEQSRVQKWNGQQAAIIQTPNVQLGSGTSERPPR from the coding sequence ATGATAGTCAAAATCACCCAGTGGCTAACGATCGCTAGTGCAGCTATTAGCCTTAGTGCCTGTGGAGTGATTCCTGGCACTAGTGTTACCACTGTAGAACCTGGATTTACTGGCCTTAAAATTCAACTATATGGAGGCAACAAAGGCATTGAGAATGCCAGGATCGTTACAGGCAGAGTTTGGTACAACGGCTACACCGAGCAGGTGGTTGTGTTTCCTACCTACATCAACACCTACCCCTTTACGAAAGACTTAACAGAAGGGTCACCCGTCGATGAATCGATCGTCTTTTCAGTCGGTGGCAGTCCAGTCTCAGCGGATGTAGGGGTTTCCTTCGGCTTCTCCACCGAACTACTTTCTGGATCCCAGAAGACTAAGTTGCATGAATTTTATGAAACCTATCGCAAAACACCCGATGCCTTCCGAGCTAACGAACTCCGCAATGGATTACGCAATTGCTTCACAGAAGTGGCTGAAGAGTTAAAGCTCACCCCTTCGATGTTACCTACAAGTCAACAGCGCTTGGTCAATAGTGTGACAGACTGTGTGCAAAAGCGCTTCCCAACGATTGTAGTCCAGGATGTATCGCTACTTTCCCCACTGCGATTACCACCGGACATTCAAAAGAGCATTGATGAACAGTTTGCTGCTCAGCAGGCTGCTCAAACCGCTGAGTCTAACCGTCGTAAGGTGGAGGCAGAAGCGGCTGCCAAAGTTGCCCAAGCAAAGGGAGAAGCTCAGGTGACGATCGAACGAGCCAAAGCAGAGGCAGAGGCAAACCGACTCCTAGCAAACTCCATTACACCACAACTGTTGGAATTAAAACGCCTAGAGGTAGAGCAATCACGGGTACAAAAGTGGAATGGTCAGCAAGCCGCCATTATCCAAACACCCAATGTGCAACTTGGTTCCGGAACTAGTGAGCGCCCGCCTAGGTAA
- a CDS encoding DUF427 domain-containing protein, with amino-acid sequence MARAIWNGAVLAESDRCEVVEGNYYFPPDSVNMAYFQDSSTHTTCSWKGVASYYTIVVDGKTNPDAAWYYPAPKDAAKNIAGYVAFWKGVTVEK; translated from the coding sequence ATGGCACGAGCAATTTGGAATGGAGCAGTGTTAGCAGAGAGCGATCGCTGTGAAGTCGTTGAAGGCAATTACTACTTTCCGCCTGACTCGGTAAACATGGCCTATTTTCAAGACAGTAGCACCCACACCACCTGTTCGTGGAAAGGAGTTGCTAGTTACTACACGATCGTTGTCGATGGTAAAACCAATCCTGATGCTGCCTGGTATTACCCTGCACCTAAAGATGCAGCCAAAAACATTGCAGGTTATGTCGCCTTTTGGAAAGGGGTAACCGTCGAGAAATAG
- a CDS encoding carbonic anhydrase has product MNRRHLLKLGSAGMLAIASPAALLWHSLPAHAANPPAIAPDDALNQLLAGNRRFVQHQPTYPHQSQQRLQDVAQAQHPFAVILSCADSRVPAEIIFDQGIGDLFDIRIAGNIVTPEALGSIEYAVALLNTPLLMVLGHERCGAVTAAVSNKPLPGEISSFVNAILPAVERVKGQAGDMVNNAVDANVRYQIERLQQSSLLTERMQAGALKVVGGRYDLDSGAVTIVA; this is encoded by the coding sequence ATGAACCGTCGTCACCTATTGAAATTAGGAAGTGCTGGTATGTTGGCGATCGCATCGCCTGCTGCCCTCCTCTGGCATAGTCTACCAGCCCATGCTGCCAATCCTCCTGCAATAGCCCCTGATGATGCCCTAAACCAGTTGCTTGCAGGCAATCGTCGATTCGTGCAGCATCAGCCTACCTATCCCCATCAAAGTCAACAACGCCTTCAAGATGTAGCTCAAGCACAGCACCCGTTTGCAGTAATCCTGAGTTGTGCTGATTCTCGAGTTCCGGCTGAAATTATTTTTGATCAGGGCATTGGCGACCTGTTTGATATCCGAATTGCAGGCAACATTGTGACACCCGAAGCGTTGGGCAGCATTGAATATGCAGTTGCCCTGCTAAATACACCATTGTTAATGGTGTTGGGACACGAGCGCTGTGGAGCGGTGACGGCTGCGGTTAGCAACAAGCCCCTGCCTGGAGAGATTAGCTCATTTGTGAACGCCATTTTGCCTGCGGTAGAACGAGTCAAGGGGCAAGCTGGAGATATGGTTAACAATGCTGTTGATGCTAATGTGCGCTATCAAATCGAGCGGCTCCAGCAATCGTCGTTGCTGACAGAGCGGATGCAAGCAGGTGCGTTGAAAGTTGTAGGTGGTCGCTATGATCTAGACAGTGGTGCCGTCACAATTGTCGCATAA